The Pirellulales bacterium genome includes a window with the following:
- a CDS encoding MMPL family transporter: protein MKQTFYERYSRSILLGVIALLPVLVYGANKAAETNRNDVKDWLPQTFRETKDYHWFQQHFENETQVLVSWEGATLADPRVEKFSQLIVPPSKGQTSPIDAGLFSGIFTGPELVRKLTEPPSNLSRDEAVSRLAGLLVGKNNEQTSAVVALSARGQKNLHQTLDELYRAAELATGLPRHDIYLGGPPVDNVAIDVEGQKTLRKLALLSAIVGLGLSYWCMRQLYLTALIIFCAVYSAGIALAAVYFTGSTMDAILYTMPPVVYTASLSGTIHILNYYRNAVHEGGVASAPGRALRRAWVPCTLSAGTTAIGLASLCSSELVPIRSFGFYASLGVVATLTLLFLCIPSALQIWPPRIPPAPPADPLEEANHRSIVNRVGLRLGWWIVHHNALVCLAFLVTLFGFGVGAWWIKTSVSIANLFSPDAQVVKDYAWLESRLGGLVPTEVVLVFDNHTNHLTFLERLELVDRIQKHLQALPEVTSGMSAATFTPPLPPVKTARPERQAGGAFGRLLVRNPGFVRRDVLNKQLEEHRREFELGDYLSHDAADGKDDDLWRISLRLLGTGDIDYGQFVRVIEKEIQPFLAAEQDKGVTGISTVVTGVTPVVYKAERALLEGLVESFFMAFVIMAAMMAVVYRSPAAGVLVMFPNVWPMALVFGLLGYTGTIVDIGTMMTASVAMGVSVDDAAHYITWFRFGIAKGYDHKTAAVYAYRNAAVAMAQSSIIVGLGLAMFGFSSFVPTRMFGLLMLLLLAWGLFADLVLMPAILAGPMGRFFTHGITVEPTATREANPRS from the coding sequence GTGAAGCAGACTTTTTACGAGCGTTACAGCCGTTCGATCCTCTTAGGGGTAATCGCCCTGCTGCCGGTGCTGGTCTATGGCGCCAATAAGGCCGCCGAGACCAACCGCAACGATGTGAAGGACTGGCTCCCGCAAACCTTCCGGGAGACGAAGGATTACCATTGGTTCCAGCAGCACTTTGAAAACGAGACCCAGGTGCTGGTTAGCTGGGAGGGGGCTACGCTCGCCGACCCGCGCGTGGAAAAATTCTCGCAGCTAATCGTTCCCCCCTCGAAAGGGCAGACTAGTCCGATCGACGCGGGGCTTTTTTCCGGCATCTTTACCGGTCCGGAGTTGGTGCGCAAGCTCACCGAGCCCCCCTCCAACCTGTCGCGGGACGAAGCCGTGTCGCGGCTGGCTGGCTTGCTGGTTGGCAAGAATAACGAGCAAACCAGCGCTGTCGTCGCGCTCAGCGCGCGCGGACAAAAGAACCTGCACCAGACCTTAGACGAGTTGTATCGAGCCGCCGAGCTGGCCACTGGCCTACCCCGCCATGACATCTACCTGGGCGGACCGCCAGTAGACAATGTGGCGATTGACGTCGAGGGGCAAAAGACACTCCGCAAGCTGGCGCTCTTGTCGGCAATAGTCGGCTTGGGCTTGTCCTATTGGTGCATGCGGCAACTGTATTTGACAGCGCTGATTATTTTCTGTGCTGTCTATAGCGCCGGAATTGCGCTGGCGGCAGTCTATTTTACCGGCAGCACGATGGATGCCATCCTGTACACCATGCCGCCGGTGGTGTACACGGCGTCGTTGTCCGGGACGATCCATATCCTTAACTATTACCGCAACGCTGTACACGAGGGGGGAGTTGCCAGCGCTCCGGGCCGCGCGTTACGACGCGCCTGGGTGCCTTGTACACTCTCGGCCGGCACGACCGCTATCGGCCTGGCGTCGCTCTGTTCCAGCGAGCTGGTGCCGATTCGCTCGTTTGGCTTCTACGCTTCGTTGGGAGTCGTGGCGACGCTTACCCTGTTATTCTTGTGCATTCCTTCGGCGCTGCAAATTTGGCCGCCGCGCATTCCGCCTGCTCCGCCGGCGGATCCATTGGAAGAAGCAAACCACCGGTCGATCGTGAATCGCGTGGGATTGCGTCTGGGCTGGTGGATCGTGCATCACAATGCCCTGGTCTGCCTTGCATTTCTAGTGACGCTTTTCGGCTTTGGCGTGGGAGCCTGGTGGATCAAGACTTCGGTCAGTATTGCTAACCTGTTCTCGCCGGACGCCCAAGTGGTAAAGGATTACGCCTGGCTCGAAAGTCGGCTGGGGGGGTTGGTCCCCACCGAGGTCGTGCTGGTTTTCGACAACCACACGAACCATTTAACTTTCCTCGAACGGTTGGAGTTGGTCGATCGCATTCAGAAGCATTTGCAGGCGCTTCCTGAAGTAACGAGTGGAATGTCGGCAGCCACCTTCACCCCCCCCTTGCCGCCGGTAAAGACGGCGCGTCCCGAGCGGCAGGCCGGCGGAGCGTTCGGCAGGCTGTTGGTCCGCAATCCCGGTTTTGTCCGCCGCGACGTGCTCAACAAGCAATTAGAGGAACATCGTCGCGAGTTCGAGTTAGGAGACTATCTCAGCCACGACGCGGCCGATGGCAAGGACGACGACCTGTGGCGGATCAGCCTGCGGCTACTGGGGACCGGCGACATCGATTACGGACAGTTCGTCCGCGTTATCGAGAAAGAGATCCAGCCGTTCCTCGCGGCCGAGCAAGACAAAGGGGTCACAGGCATTTCGACGGTGGTCACCGGAGTGACTCCGGTCGTGTACAAGGCCGAGCGTGCGCTTTTAGAGGGACTGGTCGAGAGCTTTTTCATGGCCTTTGTGATCATGGCCGCGATGATGGCCGTGGTCTATCGCAGCCCAGCCGCCGGAGTGCTGGTGATGTTTCCCAATGTCTGGCCTATGGCGCTTGTATTTGGCCTGCTCGGATACACGGGCACGATCGTCGATATCGGCACCATGATGACTGCCAGCGTCGCGATGGGAGTTTCGGTCGACGACGCGGCCCACTACATAACCTGGTTTCGCTTCGGCATTGCCAAAGGCTACGATCACAAGACGGCGGCCGTGTACGCCTATCGCAACGCCGCGGTCGCCATGGCCCAAAGCTCGATCATCGTAGGGCTGGGGCTGGCCATGTTTGGCTTTAGCTCCTTCGTCCCCACGCGGATGTTCGGCCTGCTAATGCTGCTGCTATTGGCTTGGGGCCTGTTCGCAGACCTGGTGCTGATGCCGGCCATCCTGGCAGGCCCGATGGGACGGTTCTTTACGCACGGAATTACGGTGGAACCGACAGCAACCCGCGAAGCGAATCCCCGCTCGTAA
- a CDS encoding tetratricopeptide repeat protein — protein sequence MSWHYLLAVIPWVVLGPHAAANDSTDELLKKSRAAFQARDPEKAIELAGQAIEAAPDDARGYVLRGDMQAALGRHTEAVADYGQAIERAPQQAELFDRRGSEQFKLARIDESIADFDRFIAQRPDQAPFHWKRGISLYYAGRFDDGRKQFEGYQTVDNNDVENAVWRYLCMARASGVAKARVDILPIKRDVRVPMMQVYALYHGKSTPDDVMRAVDQGNPTPEQLNERLFYAYLYLGLYYDAAGDAKQAAEHINAAEGHKLSHYMWDVARVHAARLRESKK from the coding sequence ATGTCGTGGCATTACCTGCTTGCAGTTATACCCTGGGTTGTTTTGGGGCCGCACGCCGCGGCGAATGATTCGACCGACGAGTTGCTCAAGAAGTCCCGTGCCGCCTTCCAAGCGCGCGATCCGGAAAAGGCGATTGAGCTTGCTGGGCAGGCAATCGAAGCGGCGCCCGATGACGCGCGCGGCTACGTGTTGCGCGGTGACATGCAAGCGGCGCTGGGGCGGCATACCGAGGCCGTGGCCGACTACGGTCAGGCGATCGAACGAGCCCCGCAACAGGCCGAGCTTTTCGACCGTCGCGGCAGCGAGCAGTTCAAGCTGGCGCGGATCGACGAATCGATTGCGGACTTCGACCGCTTTATTGCCCAGCGGCCCGATCAAGCGCCGTTTCACTGGAAGCGCGGTATATCGCTGTACTATGCCGGCCGCTTCGACGACGGTCGCAAGCAATTCGAAGGTTATCAAACGGTCGATAACAACGACGTCGAAAACGCGGTATGGCGCTACTTGTGCATGGCGCGCGCGAGTGGAGTTGCCAAAGCCCGCGTCGATATATTGCCGATCAAGCGCGACGTGCGCGTACCGATGATGCAGGTTTATGCCCTGTATCATGGCAAGTCGACACCGGACGATGTGATGCGCGCCGTGGATCAGGGCAATCCCACGCCGGAACAACTCAACGAACGCCTTTTCTATGCGTACCTCTACCTGGGGCTGTATTACGATGCGGCCGGCGATGCAAAACAAGCGGCCGAACATATCAACGCCGCCGAGGGCCACAAACTCTCGCACTACATGTGGGACGTGGCGCGCGTCCATGCGGCGCGGTTGCGCGAGTCGAAAAAGTAG
- a CDS encoding endonuclease/exonuclease/phosphatase family protein — protein sequence MRVVSYNIHKGIGGRDRLYRFERVMAVIEELEPDLVCLQEVDHNVRRSRFDDQPKLLAERLNTTAVVYQHNVHLKMGGYGNLVLSGWPLLEKHHVSLRLKSKKPRGAQVVVVDTPRGHLQLVNWHLGLAERERSWQVNHLLTHAIFRKEPDLPTLIIGDYNDWRNQLKKESLGEHGFEQITSPPSRFRSFPAYLPLGSLDKAFYRGGLNIHRAFIAHGDLARRASDHLPLVVDFEIASNGDPQ from the coding sequence GTGCGCGTCGTCAGCTACAACATTCACAAGGGCATTGGCGGTCGAGACCGGCTATACCGCTTCGAGCGGGTAATGGCCGTCATCGAAGAATTGGAGCCCGACCTGGTCTGCCTGCAAGAGGTAGACCACAACGTGCGCCGTTCGCGCTTTGACGACCAGCCCAAACTTCTGGCCGAACGCCTCAACACGACGGCAGTAGTTTATCAACATAACGTCCATCTCAAAATGGGCGGTTACGGCAACCTGGTTCTCTCCGGCTGGCCGCTGTTGGAAAAGCACCACGTATCTCTGCGATTGAAATCGAAAAAGCCGCGCGGTGCGCAAGTGGTCGTGGTCGACACGCCGAGGGGACATTTGCAACTGGTGAACTGGCACCTGGGTCTCGCCGAGCGCGAGCGCAGTTGGCAGGTCAATCATCTGTTGACGCATGCCATCTTTCGCAAAGAGCCTGATCTGCCGACGCTGATTATCGGCGATTACAACGATTGGCGCAACCAATTGAAGAAAGAGTCTCTTGGCGAGCACGGCTTCGAGCAGATCACTAGCCCGCCCTCGAGATTCCGGTCGTTTCCGGCCTATCTGCCGCTCGGCTCGCTGGACAAGGCCTTTTATCGCGGCGGTCTGAACATCCATCGCGCCTTTATCGCACACGGCGATTTGGCGCGGCGTGCCAGCGACCATTTGCCGCTGGTTGTGGATTTCGAAATCGCCAGCAACGGCGATCCGCAATGA
- a CDS encoding NUDIX hydrolase: protein MQPDIPAPLSQASAVPYRMSEAGPEFCLITSLSSGRWGFPKGLIDPGETPTETALKEALEEAGLHGQIVGEPVGDYQYAKWGTTLSVTVFLMEVTHCDTTWLEADRRQRLWVTAPQAAGMLDRHYLARLLNQAMKRLRGAG from the coding sequence ATGCAGCCCGACATTCCCGCGCCCCTGTCCCAGGCCTCGGCCGTTCCGTATCGGATGTCCGAGGCGGGGCCCGAGTTCTGCCTGATCACGTCGTTATCGAGCGGCCGGTGGGGATTTCCCAAGGGGTTGATCGATCCTGGCGAGACGCCTACCGAGACGGCTCTCAAAGAGGCCTTGGAGGAGGCCGGCCTGCATGGCCAGATCGTGGGCGAGCCGGTAGGCGACTACCAGTACGCCAAATGGGGCACGACCCTGTCGGTCACCGTTTTTCTGATGGAAGTCACCCACTGCGACACGACCTGGCTGGAAGCCGATCGTCGTCAACGGCTATGGGTCACCGCCCCACAAGCGGCCGGCATGCTCGACCGCCATTACCTGGCACGGCTGCTGAATCAGGCGATGAAGCGGCTGAGGGGCGCCGGCTAG
- a CDS encoding GNAT family protein, translating into MACELSDGTICLRAPCSTDIDAAVTAVRASLAELTAWTTWCHIEYSRADVELFLRKVEADRFDDTAYDFYVFDSPRTRLLGGCGLYHLDHLLGSASLGYWVRSDVARQGIATAAARLLIKFGFQELELTRIEILAAATNVASQRVAVKVGAVREGIRRNGLRLHGGPVDAVGFSLIPADFGL; encoded by the coding sequence ATGGCTTGCGAACTCTCGGACGGCACAATCTGCCTTCGCGCGCCGTGCTCCACCGATATCGATGCCGCCGTCACGGCAGTGCGCGCCTCATTGGCCGAACTCACTGCTTGGACGACGTGGTGCCACATCGAGTATTCGCGCGCGGATGTCGAGCTGTTTTTGCGCAAAGTCGAGGCGGATCGTTTTGACGACACCGCCTACGATTTTTATGTCTTCGATTCCCCCCGAACGCGCTTGCTGGGTGGCTGTGGCCTGTACCACTTAGATCATTTGCTTGGCAGCGCCAGTCTTGGATATTGGGTTCGTAGCGACGTTGCCCGTCAGGGCATTGCCACTGCCGCGGCTCGGTTGCTAATCAAGTTCGGCTTCCAGGAGCTCGAGCTGACACGTATCGAGATCCTGGCAGCGGCAACGAACGTTGCCAGCCAACGGGTGGCCGTCAAAGTCGGCGCCGTCCGCGAAGGGATCCGACGAAACGGCTTGCGATTGCACGGTGGCCCTGTCGACGCCGTCGGCTTCTCGCTGATACCCGCAGATTTCGGCCTGTAG
- a CDS encoding alpha/beta hydrolase-fold protein — protein MRRRSTNHLLRTFALYFGAALFTIGTPEARAVDDYQLGPDSQRHEGVPQGKVTQHHWKSNVFPGTERDYWVYVPAQYKPETPACVMVFQDGKSYVSEDGQFRVPIVFDNLIHRGEMPVTIGIFINPGVFTDKKTADGKPESNRSFEYDSLSDQYVRFLLDEMLPEVAKEYKLVDNAAGRAICGISSGGICSWTAAWERPDAFSKVLSHVGSFTNIRGGHVYPALIRKTGPKPIRIFMQDGAGDLDNAHGNWPLANQEMAAALKFAKYDYRFEYGDGGHNGKQGGAILPESLRWLWRDYSPAK, from the coding sequence ATGCGCCGCCGCTCGACGAACCATCTTCTGAGAACTTTCGCACTCTACTTTGGCGCGGCCCTGTTCACGATCGGTACGCCGGAAGCCCGGGCAGTCGACGACTATCAACTCGGTCCTGATTCGCAGCGGCACGAAGGCGTCCCCCAAGGAAAAGTCACTCAGCATCATTGGAAGAGCAACGTCTTCCCCGGCACCGAGCGCGACTACTGGGTTTACGTCCCGGCGCAGTACAAGCCCGAGACCCCGGCTTGTGTAATGGTCTTTCAAGACGGCAAGAGTTACGTCTCGGAAGATGGCCAGTTTCGTGTGCCGATCGTGTTCGACAATCTGATTCATCGCGGCGAGATGCCGGTAACGATCGGCATCTTCATCAACCCGGGCGTGTTCACCGACAAGAAAACGGCGGACGGCAAACCTGAGTCGAACCGCAGCTTCGAGTATGATTCGCTTAGCGATCAATACGTCCGCTTCTTGCTCGACGAAATGCTGCCAGAGGTAGCCAAGGAATATAAGCTGGTAGATAACGCGGCCGGCCGCGCCATTTGCGGTATCAGCTCGGGAGGAATCTGCTCGTGGACCGCGGCCTGGGAACGGCCGGATGCCTTCAGCAAAGTACTAAGCCACGTTGGTAGCTTCACGAACATTCGTGGCGGACACGTTTACCCGGCGTTGATCCGCAAGACAGGACCAAAGCCGATCCGCATATTCATGCAGGACGGCGCAGGCGACCTCGACAACGCGCACGGTAACTGGCCGCTGGCAAACCAAGAGATGGCCGCGGCCCTGAAATTTGCCAAATACGACTATCGCTTCGAATACGGCGACGGCGGGCATAACGGCAAGCAAGGCGGCGCAATCTTGCCGGAATCGCTGCGCTGGTTGTGGCGCGATTACAGTCCAGCAAAATGA
- a CDS encoding carbon storage regulator has translation MLVLSRKAGERIRIGDNITIVVNRVVGSRVSVGIEAPPNVRIVRGELEFFADDAHLTAHRPQATPCPIPLAADHIEVLP, from the coding sequence ATGCTAGTACTAAGCCGCAAAGCAGGGGAAAGAATCCGCATCGGCGACAACATCACGATCGTCGTCAATCGGGTTGTGGGAAGCCGCGTGAGTGTGGGAATCGAGGCTCCGCCCAACGTGCGTATCGTGCGGGGCGAATTGGAGTTCTTCGCCGATGACGCGCATTTAACCGCACATCGCCCGCAGGCTACTCCCTGCCCGATCCCATTGGCCGCGGATCATATCGAGGTGCTGCCGTAG
- a CDS encoding thioredoxin family protein codes for MIDWNVSYKAGLPYADFLAKHGSPEHQRRWSDVHAALQLSAAQRELFASFTRQIHVACLAGAWCGDCVYQCPIFDHIQQVTNSLDVRFFDRDAHPELAAELKVCGGSRVPVVVFLSEDFQEVSRYGDRTLSRYRQMMAQMFGPSCSSGLVLPAGDELAAVVQDWADEFERVQWLLRTSPRLRQVHGD; via the coding sequence ATGATTGACTGGAATGTGAGCTACAAAGCCGGTCTGCCGTATGCCGATTTTCTCGCCAAGCATGGCAGCCCAGAGCATCAGCGACGCTGGTCGGATGTGCATGCCGCCTTGCAATTGTCGGCTGCACAGCGGGAACTTTTTGCGAGTTTCACCCGGCAAATACACGTGGCCTGCCTGGCCGGGGCCTGGTGCGGCGATTGCGTGTATCAGTGCCCGATTTTCGATCATATTCAGCAAGTCACCAACTCGCTGGACGTCCGCTTTTTTGACAGGGATGCTCACCCAGAACTGGCCGCCGAGCTCAAGGTGTGCGGAGGGAGCCGCGTACCAGTTGTGGTCTTCCTGAGCGAAGATTTTCAGGAGGTCAGCCGCTACGGCGATCGCACGCTGTCCCGCTATCGCCAAATGATGGCACAAATGTTCGGGCCATCATGCTCGAGCGGGCTGGTGCTTCCTGCCGGAGACGAACTCGCGGCCGTGGTGCAAGACTGGGCCGACGAATTCGAGCGCGTGCAATGGCTGCTACGCACGTCCCCGCGCCTGCGGCAAGTGCATGGCGACTGA
- the surE gene encoding 5'/3'-nucleotidase SurE: MKFLLTNDDGIDAPGLAALALAMAEFGELAIVAPDRHLSGCAHQTTTDRGLTLVRGPDGRHALDGTPVDCVRIGLGHVAPDVDWIVSGINAGGNLGADIYRSGTVAAVREGALLGKPGIAISQYRRRDSAADWGRAARWTADVVRLLLAKPAETGIFWNVNLPDPVMPATEPAIVFCPMDPHPFPIGYRLVEGQYRYATNYHDRPRHPRHDVEVCFSGAIAVTQLALPRFAG, encoded by the coding sequence ATGAAGTTCTTGCTTACCAACGATGATGGTATCGATGCCCCGGGTCTGGCGGCGCTCGCGCTGGCCATGGCCGAGTTTGGCGAACTGGCGATCGTGGCGCCGGATCGTCACCTATCGGGTTGCGCCCATCAGACGACGACCGATCGTGGCCTGACTTTGGTCCGCGGACCGGACGGTCGTCACGCGCTCGATGGCACTCCGGTGGATTGCGTGCGCATTGGGCTGGGGCATGTGGCCCCTGATGTCGACTGGATCGTCTCGGGCATCAACGCCGGCGGGAACTTGGGGGCCGACATCTACCGGTCGGGCACAGTGGCCGCCGTGCGCGAGGGTGCCCTGTTGGGCAAGCCTGGGATCGCCATTTCACAATACCGCCGGCGCGACAGCGCGGCCGATTGGGGCCGCGCTGCGCGCTGGACGGCGGATGTGGTTCGGCTGCTCCTGGCGAAACCAGCCGAAACCGGCATCTTTTGGAACGTAAATCTGCCCGATCCCGTTATGCCCGCGACCGAACCCGCCATCGTGTTCTGTCCGATGGATCCGCACCCCTTTCCCATTGGCTATCGGCTAGTGGAGGGGCAGTACCGTTACGCGACCAACTATCACGACCGCCCCCGGCATCCAAGGCATGACGTCGAAGTTTGCTTCTCCGGGGCCATTGCCGTTACCCAGCTCGCCTTGCCACGCTTTGCGGGGTGA
- a CDS encoding Gfo/Idh/MocA family oxidoreductase yields MINFRFAYILLATGAMTAMVHRVAKADEPVKQIKVGIIGLDTSHVVAFTQAMNDKNATGDLAAVKIVAAFPGGSPDIPSSRDRLEGYTKQLRNMGVVIVGSIDELLPKVDAVLLESVDGRPHLQQATPVIKAGKPLFVDKPVAGTLADAVAIYKLANEHHVPCFSSSSLRFSPAILGMRNDERVGDVLGCDAYGPCALEEHHPDLFWYGIHGVEILFTIMGPGCESVSRTQTADGELVVGVWKGGRIGTFRGIRAGKSDYGAMVFGSKAIVPSGSYAGYQPLVAEIAKFFKSGKPPVSAAETLEIYAFMEAADESKRQGGSPVTIANVLAKANAAPK; encoded by the coding sequence GTGATCAACTTTCGCTTTGCTTACATTCTACTCGCCACAGGAGCAATGACCGCGATGGTTCACCGCGTCGCCAAAGCTGACGAACCGGTCAAGCAGATCAAAGTGGGAATCATTGGGCTGGATACGTCGCACGTGGTTGCCTTTACGCAAGCGATGAACGACAAGAACGCCACCGGCGATCTGGCCGCGGTCAAGATTGTTGCCGCCTTTCCGGGCGGAAGCCCCGACATTCCTTCGAGCCGCGATCGCCTCGAAGGTTACACCAAGCAATTGCGCAACATGGGGGTCGTCATTGTCGGTTCGATCGACGAGTTGCTGCCAAAGGTGGACGCCGTTTTGCTAGAGAGCGTCGATGGCCGTCCGCATTTGCAACAGGCCACGCCCGTTATCAAGGCGGGCAAGCCGCTGTTTGTCGACAAGCCGGTCGCCGGCACGCTGGCCGACGCCGTGGCGATTTATAAATTAGCCAACGAGCATCACGTCCCCTGCTTTTCCAGCTCCTCGCTCCGCTTCAGCCCGGCTATTCTTGGCATGCGAAACGACGAGCGTGTGGGAGACGTGTTAGGTTGCGACGCTTACGGCCCCTGCGCGCTCGAAGAGCATCATCCGGACCTGTTCTGGTATGGCATTCACGGCGTCGAGATCCTGTTCACGATCATGGGCCCCGGCTGTGAGTCGGTGTCGCGCACGCAAACTGCCGATGGAGAATTGGTCGTGGGCGTTTGGAAAGGGGGCCGCATCGGCACCTTTCGTGGCATCCGGGCCGGCAAGTCGGACTACGGAGCCATGGTGTTCGGGTCCAAGGCGATCGTGCCCAGTGGATCGTACGCGGGCTATCAGCCGCTAGTCGCCGAGATCGCCAAATTCTTTAAGTCGGGTAAGCCTCCCGTCAGCGCGGCGGAAACGCTGGAAATCTATGCCTTCATGGAAGCGGCAGACGAAAGCAAGCGGCAGGGCGGTTCGCCTGTCACGATCGCCAACGTGCTCGCAAAGGCGAACGCCGCGCCCAAGTGA
- a CDS encoding GDSL-type esterase/lipase family protein: MPISTVSIDDERILLAPYVWKRTGTGPTSRAEAAMPGAYITAAFQGSKTLGLVVDGTANRDCPAESMPVIEYSIDEGEFKVVPLTRNGEVYTLPLAADLPPDHAHRLDLFFRAADLTKNRWKDATAHLRMAGFALDAGATLLARPARKNRAIGFGDSITEGVGGDGLFTSWQSLGPNNARATWLPLVATTLDCEYGQLGTGGQGMTREIHLPGLPGTWDRYDPMTSRLTEGRLLPEPDYIFCAMGTNDFDKDIKVDYIRWLAEMRAACPRSRFFCIVPPLGVHRDEIAAAVTARHQAQDARVHLIDTAPLQPLFRAGQGPTQVAYDGVHPSQWGQALLGALIAAEAQKVITTEK, from the coding sequence GTGCCCATTTCCACAGTGTCAATCGACGATGAGCGAATCTTGCTGGCGCCGTACGTTTGGAAACGCACGGGCACGGGCCCAACTTCACGTGCCGAAGCCGCCATGCCGGGCGCCTATATCACGGCCGCGTTTCAAGGGAGCAAAACGTTAGGGTTAGTCGTCGACGGTACGGCGAATCGGGATTGCCCGGCCGAATCGATGCCGGTGATCGAATATTCCATTGACGAGGGGGAGTTCAAGGTCGTGCCGCTGACCCGCAACGGCGAGGTCTACACGTTGCCTCTGGCAGCCGACTTGCCGCCCGATCATGCGCACCGGTTGGACCTTTTCTTTCGCGCCGCCGATCTGACAAAGAACCGTTGGAAAGACGCGACGGCGCACCTACGTATGGCGGGATTCGCGTTGGATGCCGGAGCAACCCTGTTGGCGCGACCTGCGCGGAAGAACCGCGCGATCGGCTTCGGCGATTCGATTACCGAGGGCGTCGGGGGTGATGGGCTGTTTACGTCGTGGCAATCGCTGGGTCCCAACAACGCGCGGGCAACTTGGCTGCCGCTGGTGGCCACCACGCTCGACTGCGAGTATGGACAATTGGGGACCGGAGGTCAGGGGATGACTCGCGAAATTCATCTGCCAGGATTACCTGGCACCTGGGATCGATACGACCCGATGACTTCGCGATTGACCGAGGGGCGATTGCTGCCCGAGCCGGATTACATTTTCTGCGCGATGGGCACCAACGACTTTGACAAAGATATTAAGGTCGACTACATCCGCTGGCTGGCTGAGATGCGCGCGGCCTGCCCGCGGTCGCGGTTCTTCTGCATCGTGCCGCCGCTGGGAGTGCATCGGGACGAAATCGCGGCGGCCGTGACTGCACGCCATCAGGCCCAGGATGCCCGCGTGCATTTGATCGACACGGCGCCGCTGCAGCCCCTTTTTCGCGCCGGCCAGGGCCCCACGCAAGTCGCGTACGACGGAGTTCATCCGTCGCAGTGGGGCCAAGCACTGCTGGGAGCGCTCATTGCCGCAGAGGCGCAAAAGGTCATCACGACTGAGAAATAG